In one window of Nitrospiria bacterium DNA:
- a CDS encoding sulfite exporter TauE/SafE family protein: MSTQSDLIILISITLFAAFVNGGLGHGFSSITVPVALLFYTNRILNPALVLVEIFINSYILLINRKGLSKVWRRVIPILIGMVPGIIFGSYVLSYVHPGWIKFTTFAVLLPLILSQAAGVRKPINSEQAVGLPFGTGVGFLYSVTTVSGPPLALMFNNQGLVKEEFRAALGLIRVTEALLTASAYYFLGLYSVQSGGIFVSIAPSVLIGVPLGAFVIHRLNPETFRRLCMSFDAWVVGFGLSRVLIELNLVTSPSAYLLWCFVIAVDTFLLYQFFTKGKLYQSQKVKTV, from the coding sequence ATGAGCACCCAGTCGGACTTGATTATACTGATATCGATCACTCTTTTTGCCGCATTCGTCAACGGAGGGCTGGGGCATGGTTTTTCGTCCATCACCGTACCGGTCGCGCTACTGTTCTATACCAATCGGATTTTGAACCCTGCCCTGGTTTTGGTCGAAATCTTCATTAACAGTTACATCTTACTGATTAACCGGAAAGGCCTGTCGAAGGTTTGGAGACGTGTCATCCCCATCCTGATCGGGATGGTACCTGGCATCATCTTCGGCAGTTATGTCCTGTCGTACGTACATCCCGGCTGGATCAAATTCACGACCTTCGCCGTTCTTCTCCCTTTAATTCTCTCTCAAGCAGCCGGCGTGCGCAAGCCCATCAATTCCGAACAGGCCGTGGGCCTACCTTTCGGTACCGGTGTCGGTTTTCTTTATTCCGTCACCACCGTTTCGGGCCCTCCGCTGGCCCTCATGTTCAACAACCAAGGCCTTGTGAAAGAAGAATTCCGGGCGGCTCTGGGTCTCATCCGTGTAACCGAAGCTCTGCTTACCGCGAGTGCGTACTACTTCCTGGGTCTATACAGCGTTCAAAGCGGGGGGATCTTTGTATCGATCGCGCCGAGTGTTTTGATCGGCGTTCCTCTGGGCGCTTTTGTAATCCACCGGCTTAATCCGGAAACCTTCCGGAGACTTTGCATGAGCTTTGACGCCTGGGTCGTTGGGTTCGGACTTTCCAGAGTTTTAATCGAGCTTAATCTGGTAACCAGTCCATCGGCGTATCTGCTCTGGTGCTTTGTCATCGCTGTTGACACGTTTCTTCTCTATCAATTTTTCACAAAAGGTAAACTCTATCAATCCCAGAAGGTGAAAACCGTTTAG
- a CDS encoding Rrf2 family transcriptional regulator, translated as MRFSAKGEYGVLAVFELANHAQETPFQAKTIAKNQRIPLRFLEQVLSSLRKAGLIESVRGAQGGYSLSRPPSEIRISDVLEAIEGPINPSNRASGNADRYRPYEGMDSGDDILKPIWEEARTAVMEVLDSITIQNLCERKQERERQKVLMYHI; from the coding sequence GTGCGCTTTTCAGCAAAGGGAGAATATGGGGTATTGGCTGTATTTGAACTGGCCAACCATGCGCAAGAAACTCCTTTCCAAGCTAAGACAATCGCGAAGAACCAGCGGATCCCGCTTCGCTTTTTGGAACAGGTTTTAAGCAGCCTTCGAAAAGCCGGTCTAATTGAAAGTGTGCGGGGTGCACAAGGCGGATATTCATTGAGCCGGCCGCCCTCCGAGATTCGAATTAGCGATGTTTTAGAAGCGATTGAAGGTCCGATTAATCCATCCAACCGCGCGTCCGGAAACGCCGACCGTTACCGACCGTATGAGGGAATGGACAGCGGTGATGATATTCTAAAACCAATTTGGGAAGAAGCTCGAACGGCCGTGATGGAGGTTCTGGATTCCATTACGATACAAAATCTATGTGAACGAAAGCAGGAAAGGGAACGACAGAAAGTTTTGATGTACCATATATGA